Within the Leishmania donovani BPK282A1 complete genome, chromosome 13 genome, the region ggcggcggcagcagcagcagggcatGACAGGACATGGGGAGTCTCCCCACAGCCCCAAGCAGAGgcacaacaacgaaaagaaggcgaGCAAACAAGAGAGGGGGGTAGGCGAGGGAGCACGGCGAAGTCGTAGGGGAGGTGTAGTGtcaggggaaggaggggagtCGATGAGAGTTGTGGTGAGGGGTGAGCGAGGGATAGAGGGAGAGTAGGGTGtgggcggcacgcacacatgcacacgagGAATGAGGGAAACCACACATctgctctctgtctctctctccaccacTCTCGCGCATGCGCGGCCGACAGagcggcgagagaggaggaagcgcaGAGGCCAAAACACCCACGCGTGAGGGCATCACAAAGTCACACAATGGGGGGATATTGACAAgaaaacgcacacgcgcacacacaaacacacacaagcgcagcTCTCCACACAGCTctgtgcgtgagagagatgCGTGGGGTGATGCGCGCTCGTGTGATGGCGGATCTGTGCATCTAGGCGCTTGCATCtatgcaaaaaaaaaagaaaagcgagcaGGAGCAACCGAAGAAACGAGAGAGCACTGGCGACCCTCACGTCCACCGCAGACGACGAGAAAGAAGACAAGGCAACCGCGAGATGAGTGGGCGAGACGGCTGAGCGAGGGGATCGAGCTCGCCTCCAACGCGAGGGAGCTCACCGTACCCGCAAGGCGAGAGGGAAACACGAGTCAGCGGCGAATTCGAGTGGTGCCGGCACCGCCCGACGTCCCGCCCTCCACAAGGTGAGTGCGCCTCAgcgaccgccaccaccaaTGCCGCAGTGCCGCCACATCCATCGCTGTCGATAGACTGGGAAGAGGCTAAAGTGCGTCCGCAGCGCTACCGACGGAGCGGCGCGATCGATGTTGCTCATGCTGTCGCGACTGGTCGCGTCCGTCACTCCGGCCGACATGCATCGTGAGCGCAGCTCCACCAACGACTCGGCGAAAAGTTGTTCCAGCTCTACTGTAGACACAACGAGGGATCGTAGAGCCGTCTCCAAACCGTCTGACGACCATCTCGACGGGTGCGTCGagcggtgccgtcgtcgtcgtcgcgaTGGGAACGActtcgacgccgctgctcccgctgctgtcgaacgcctggccgccacggccgcagTGACCGCTCGTATCGAAGCTGCGTCGGGGTGGTTTGGTACGATCAGGTGCACATGCTCGTGAGTGTGCACGTTCCAGAGcgagaagaagaaggcgtCAGGGATGAAGagcgactgctgcggcggcggcggtggcggcgaggacCATGTCGGAGGCGAGGCTGCGTTTCCAGGCCTCCGCCGTTGCATGACCTGCCGCGACCTGTAGCAGCACAAAAGAGGCAGTGCGACGGCATCCGATGATGCTGCAGCGATAGCGGGCGTCCTCCCTGTCGCCGTGCTACTGCCCCGCCAGCTGCCCAGCCCTACATCATTCGTCCGTTTGTAGTAAAGCGGCCCTACATTGACAGCGACCTCGCGCTCACGCTGGCGATGAAAggctgcaccgctgcagtgcggccaccaccaccgccaccattCCCGGCAGCATCGAAGCGTTCGTGCCACGCATCCCCGAGCACCATCTCCTTGGAGTCTCAAGTGCGAGCCAGCCCCGCTTCCGACGCCCGGTGCGGCGAGCAGGCGGGCGATGAGCTCACTGTCCCGCGGTAAGCCTCGGTTTAAGCCGCTGCGACTGCTCCTCTTCGCTGCCTGACCACAGgtagagcagcagcgagctggTGAAACAAAAAGTGATGACGCCGACTTCGGCGGACGTCCACGGCGTCCCTTACAgccagcgccgtggcgcggaGGTACAGACATTGGACCCGCCTGCGTGGAGCTTGCGGCTTCTGAAAGGGACGCAGTCCCTGCACCCACAGCTCCAGTCGAGCTTTCCTTTctcacgcgctgctgctgaatcGCCACGGCGTGCGGCACATCGGCAAGCGGCAGCTGTCGCACGTacgccctcgtcgccgcttcCAGCCAGCGCCACACGCCTCGGTTGATCTGGCGGtgttgcagcagcacatTCGACAGCAGAGCCGCCTCGATGGCCGCCTGTGGGCTCGCGGCGACGGATGCATGCGGGGCGAGATGACCGCGATCGTGTCCGCGTGCCTTTAGCTCTGCCGGTACCCGTCGCGCTGTCTTGTCCAGTGAGCGGTCCGTGAAGAAGGTGATGCAGCGGTTCTGTCGCCGTGCACGGTCGACCGTTTCGCGGGTGAGATAGTACCCGCACCACACAGAAAGGCGGGCGACGGGGTCGTATAATAGGGTAAACCCCTGGCGCGGCAGACACAgaagcggcgacgcagccacCCGAGTCGCAGAACGCGGGTTTTCGGTATTCTGGCAAGTAGCGGAGACGAAAACGTCTACCaagtgctgcggcagcggttgCCACTGATGCAAGGGTGCTCGTGTGAGGCGTGCGATGGAGAAGAGTGCCGAGGCGGCAAGGGAGGCGGTAGAGCCCctggacgctgctgcggcagcggcggagcgcTTTGCGAGAGGGCGCGTGCCTTTGTTTATCATACGCGTGCCCCACTGAACTTCTTTGGCCGTGTCGCGatcggcgctgctctgccgtGAGTGGCGCGCAGGGGAGTAGAGCTTCAGCAGCGTGGGCCGTGAGATGCGCTGTGGGAGCCAGCGGTGGCCTGTGCAGGCAGCCAACCACTCCGCGGCATGTCCGTAGTCGAGCCGCCGCGTCTCGCTCACGGATCGATGCGCTGAGCTGCACCAGagcctccgccaccaccatgaCCCCGGCcatgcggctgctgcgggagagggcagcagctgcagcggatTGCGGTACTTGGCCTCGCGCTGAGTGTACAagcgagctgcgcggcggctcaGCCACGGGCTCAGGTGCGCGCCGACGATCACACCGCAGGTGCCCGCaactgctgcggtggcacaTGTCAGCCACAGCTTaagcggctgcgacggcgcgggGGACGACAGCGATGATGCTGGCGTCGGCTGtgcacgagcgccgcgcagcgccccAGCTGCGAAGTACGCGTGGTCATGCAAcaggcgccgcgccgcctgcgcgcaaCACGGCGGAAAGAGCGAAAACAGTGAAGGCGACGAGACCTCTGGTGCTACGCAGTCGCGTGATGAGCTGAGTGTCGATGGTTGCAGAGCGGCCGGGCTAGCGGGTACGCTCTCCATCTGCGTGCTTCTTCGTAGATGTTTTTCGAGGCCacccaacaccaccaccaccgctccgAAGACACGGAAACAGATCGACctcggagagagaagcacagggaggagagagccgCACATGGGGAGCAGCAGAaaacagagagcgagaggagaggccAACGCAAGCAATGGCGACTCGTTGCGGCAGCATGTCCCGCAACACATATATACGCACTCGCGTGCAAGCGCTGGGTAGCTCAGGGAGATGCTAAAAGGGTCCTCAGAGTGATAGATGGAGTTGGACGACCGCAAGCGTCACCGGTAGACCCTACCGTCTTGTGAGGAGGGCACCTCGCTGCAGTGTTTATACATGCGTATGTATACACCTGTTGGGCTTTGCGCGGGCTATATGGCAGATGAGGTCTCGAGTTCACTTCAGCAGCGGGAGTAGCAACATCTATATCCAGTAGCACACAAGTTGCGTTGGCGAGAGAGACATGCAGACACAGCATACGGTGGAAGGGCAGAATGAGGAGATATGCGTGGAGCGGAGGGATGGGTGggcgcgcggtggtggtggtgagcaAAGAGAAGCCAAGGCACCCCTAcgtgagagagacacagacacaaacacagacacacacgcacaccctctCCCACGCGAGGCGGCATGTGCGCGAGCAAGCGAAGGAACACGGAAAAGGCGTCcacagacagagacgcagcacagcgacCCCACTCCACTCACTCGACCACTTCCCTGCAGTCAAAGGAAaagatgcacacacgcacacgcctgTCCGAAAACCTCTCTCAACGCTCTaccgccccctcttccccccccctttcctcctcgtcgtgcACGTCGGCGGCTCGGTTggccttcccccccccctctcctcttttccaCACCACGGCCATCCCCCCATCCTCTCGATGGCCTCGAGAGCAACCATGCGTGAGAATAAacgaaggggtgggggtggagagggaggagggggtgcaggAACGAAGCTACGGCGGGAAAAATTGTGGAGACGCGTGGGGAGTCCGCCTTCCTCGTCCGTCAAGAGCACGCCCGCACGCAAAATAGATAAGGACCATGAACCAACGGGCGGGTTGCTTCTCAGACACTTGCCAACAGCACAGGGAAGACGATgctgtgtgtgagagagagacacggcGGCATCTCCTGTAGCGCAGACGCGCTGGCCATCGAAGCATCCACCTACGCAAAGGCGTGTACCGCCTCAGCACACTCACGGCCGCACCATGTAGCGCACCCGTGCACGGTGTTGTTGATCGGCTTGATGGAGCCCCAAAGCGCATGCGGCTCCCTGTGTTCTTCCATCGGTTTGGCAGGTCCATATTGCCCATGCAGTACATCCGCAGCTGGTGCAAGCATACCTCCGGCTCCGTGTACTTGTCTGGCGACGGTTCTATGTCGAGCTCGCGGGAGgctgtcgccgctctccttcGAGCTGGAtacgccgtcgccgaacGACTCTGCGTAACTGGAGcgtgggcggtgctgcttgcACTGCAGACGCGCCATCCTCGCGGAGACCTTGGCTTTCTTGTCCGACGGCACTCGGTAGGAAATGCGCATCACGCGCAGCATGCCGTCCCCCCGCTTGGCAAGCACATCGCACCCGTGGCAGTGGTGATTGCAGCCGTTTCATCACACACGGAAAGGCGATGCACACTACCACGAGGAGCATTATGAGCACTGAGAATGATGAGGGCAAGCCAGTTCTTGTGTCCTCAATACGAGGGGGACGGCGGCGTGTAGGAGAGGGCGTTCTGGCACGCCGCCGATATCCTGCACAGACTGTCCAACTTCATGGCGGGCACCATACCGGGTCAGACACGCTTTTAAGAGGGGTTCGGAGTGAGGCCCGCATGTTGTCGCTGTTCATTTCTTTGCGTGTttggtggggaggagggggtgagggcgcTGCTTGCCTCTTGCGTGCTCAGCGCGAGTTCTCGCGCATGTCGATGCGGATGCGGCTGTGGATTTTTAGGCGAGGAtgggggatggggggggggggcggaaaCGACATGTATGCGCGCCCCGAAAAGGGAGGAAAGCACGCTTTGGCAGTGGTGACGCTGAGAGACGGGGGAGACGGGGGTGGAAAGGCAAGAACGAGGTCATGAGCGCTGCGAGGGAGTACGAAGGCACAGCGAAAGAAGCAGCGAAACAACGTCTGTCACGTGTTCCGTTATGAGCATTCCCGTCTTGCTCGTTCTGCGCGTCTCtacgtgtgtttgtgtgtgcttcgcTAGGAGACATGcccgcctccctccgcaGGAGAAGATGGTGCAggtgcgccccccccctctccttcgcgtgccgttgttgctgccgcttcgaTTTCGTTACTCTTGTGATGTTACGGAGCACCACTTCAAGACTGGCCCCTCAAACGCCAATCGCGCTGTcgacggaaaagaaaaggtcGACCGCACTTGTGCCGCTGTGTAGCTGTAGGCCTCTGTGTACGATGATGCGTAGAGCAAGAGATGCGCAAGCACTACCACGCACGCGTCGCTTCTCTGTCTCGTAACTTCCCCAGATGCTCCTCATGCCCCTCAGGCCAACCTCCTGCTCatacaggcacacgcgcgcataaGAAAGGTGATGATCCGATGCATTGTGTAGCCACCGCGCACCGGTATTGACATGACGCGGTGGCTACACGCGCTACCTTGTCTTGTGCAGACAGGgagcacaaacacacatatatatatatatacaagACAAGAAATCCAACAAGGCGGCATtgcaagggggaggggggagggcagccTCATGCGCATGGCACGCCGAGAACGGCACACCACCTCCGAAGAGTTCTTCAGTGTGCACTACGCGCTGCCTTTGCCTCCAGTGCTTGTTGCTTGCCCCGCTCAATGGAGGCTGCGAGCTCGCTCATGCCCGCACCCGATGCCGCCGATACTGCCGCGTACGGTAAGTCTTCGTAGAACTCATGCAGAAACAGAGACATAGACTGCGCCAGTGTCCCCGCATAGCTGTTCCCCTGGttggcgagcagcacgtCCTGGGAGCCGAGCGCGGCCACCCCGATGCGCGTGCCCTCGCCCCTCCAGTCGGCgtcctcgccatcgccggGCTCTCCGGAGACGGCGCGTCTGCTCTGATTGCTGCGACGGGGGTTGGTCACGGCCTCGTCGAGCGCGTCGTTGTCCCGCATCCACGCAATCACCGAGTCTGCAGACACCACGTCGGTCTTGTTGAACACCACGACGAGGGGCACCTGCTGCTTGAGCATGATGCCGCTCGAGTACAACATGGTGGACACGAAGGTTTGCGGGCTGCTCACACAACGCACCGTGTCCGCGACAAAGAGGAGCACCGTGGGGAGCACAGCGCCAAAGGAATCCGCGATGAGATGCCCTGAGGCGGACCATGTGAACACCTCAATCTGGCCAGGCGTGTCCACGATGATCCAGTCCAGCGtctccttcttcttctccagcagcgacacgacCTGGTGAATCTTTGTGGCGAAGAGGTTCAGCGACGTCATGATGGCGCCGTTCGGGCCCAGCCGGTAGTTCTTCATGACCTCCCCATACTGCACGCTGTCACGGATGTCGATGTTCACGTTATACGGGGTGTGGGTCACGGCGGGGTCGAGATTGATGAAGTACGAGCGGATGCCGCTCGTGTGGGCGTAGTGCTGCATGCGATGCACCAGCGTTGTTTTGCCAGTACCGGCCATGCCTACCACAAGGATCACCACCGGCGTTGTCGCGTCGGCAGAGGTCGTGACGGCTGGCGAGGCTGAGGCCGCGGCAGACGAAGATGTGTCGACCATGATGCAGGGAGATGATGGGCCGAGAACGCAGTATACACAGAgaaatgtgtgtgtgtgtgtgtgtgtgtcgaagGGGACGGCGACTGAGGAGGCTGAAGGTTGCTGCACTGGTAAGTCGAAAGATCCGTGTGATACGTTGTATGTatgtacacgcacacacacacacacacatatacagGAAAGCCATGCTcacagagaggggaggaagggggtgtgGGATGTGGGTGGCAGTCAAGATGGCCATGGAGAAAGTATGTGGCTAGACATCACACCATAGGTGTGCCCGAAAGCAACGAGAAATCGAGAACTTTGCATGTTTGTGCGAAGGAGTCGAGGGAGGAGAcggccacgcgcgcgcatgtcATAACGGacgtgcccccccccctctcctcctcctttcctgtGTAGCTCACGTTCCCCACCCTTCAGTGCTCGTCCGTTAACGCACACAATTGCTGCGCCACCTTTGCGTCACGTCCCAAAACATGCCCGCCTCCTGCCTGAGAGGTTCAGCACGTGAACCCGCACCACAGAGACGAAGACAAGGATCCCACGCGTCGCGGTTGTGTTGGGGCGTTGGCCTGATGCGTTCCTGTTTCCTTCTCTTGTAACGTTAGTtagacgccgctgccatccATGCGCTGTCATTGAgaggggggcagagagggtcgggggcgtggcggcggcttgGGTTGtagcgagaaaaaaaagagaaggatggagggagggaaacAAAGGAGACGAGTGGGGCGCTACGAGGAGAAGTCGACAGAGTCGTCCTCCACCAGCGCACaccactccctctcctctccagAGTCTCCCTCTTACACACAGACCCTCTCTCAGGCATCAttaaagagagagagggggggggggataaAAAAACGCAGAGGCTAGGGCACACTCGTGGCGCGTGTAGATATACACACGTACACTCAGCCATTCATCAACCAACAACACATCCAGGCACACATCCCCTCGGGTGCTGGTGCCAGGGCAGGAAGAGAgacgggagggagagggaaagggccAAACACATAGCGAGATTGTCCATCGAGACATCCACAGCGCCTCTGttcctgtgcgcgtgcttgtaTTGTGAGTGTGCATGAGCGCGCATGAGGGCTATTGGTGGAGGAAGGGAGTGGTGCCGGTCACTGCGTCACTGCCGCGTGCagcctcttccctctccgcACAGACTTTGCATCACACCATGCTCCATCTTTTGCTTCCTACTCCTCCTTTCGATAGTGCGCCCGCTCTACTCCCTCGCCCCTCTGCATTCATCGCTGCATCACACTCTGATCATGTCTTCTACATGGTGAATCAATTACGTCGGGCGACATCACTGAAAATCACGTGGCCTGTGCCATGAGCGCGCAGAGGTGACCCATCGCCGCCGCATACTCGCGCTCGCTCATGCACGATGACCGGAGCAGCGTCGCACGCCACTGTGCCAGGCGACTCGCGACACACAGCAGGTCTCCCTTCATCGGCAGCTGAACGTGGAGAAGCAAAGCCGATACGGTGGCCGCCaaccgcgccgccgtcgcaaACAAGGTTAGTTTTGCCATCTTGCATTCACCGTCGTGCCGAAGACGGGGCGAAAGGTGCATgtaggcggcgctgctggcccgCACACCgttgccctcctcgtcctcctcagCATTTCGAGTGTCGTCCTGTGGCTGCCAGAGCATGGGCAATTCGTTGCAGAGACGGCATACAGCGTAGAGGAGCTGGTAGTGCAGCTGGCACGCCCGTGACCGCAGCTGCGAATTGTCCAGTGCACTGATGCACACTCGTGACGCGGACGGCGAGCCAGGAGGCCCACCGCGCGGCGTTGACAAAGACGAAGATGACGGAtgcgggtgcgggtgcaGCTGGTGCTGGCGATCCTCACCGGCAAcaaccgcagcagtggcagtggAGAGACTACccggcgacgctggcgagcCTTCATCTTCATGCCGTGTCGTCGTTTTCGCATCATCGTTCGCAGTCCCGCCCGTCAACGCGGTGCCGCAACAGCCGTCAACTTGCACCAGCGTccgaagctgctggagaaCTCGGGGTGGGCTCACGTAGAGAGACGtgagaaggcggaggagcgccAGGCAGGTGTGCTGTGCCTTAGCGAatgcagcgacagcgacttCTGCCTGCAGATCGGGGCAAGAGGTAGTTTGTGACGCGCTTCGAGGCTGACCAATGACAGCAGTGCTGTGTAGCAGCTCACTGACGGCGCGCACAAACGCGTCCACCAACGCAtccagcagcgtgcgcatGCCTTCTGTCACAACAGCCGCGAGGATGCCTTGCAGAACAAAGGCAGCCtctggcggctgcggttgAGGCGGCTGTAGTTCACCACCATGGCTGGTCTCAGTCCGCCGCCC harbors:
- a CDS encoding DNA/RNA non-specific endonuclease-like protein, which translates into the protein MCCGTCCRNESPLLALASPLALCFLLLPMCGSLLPVLLSPRSICFRVFGAVVVVLGGLEKHLRRSTQMESVPASPAALQPSTLSSSRDCVAPEVSSPSLFSLFPPCCAQAARRLLHDHAYFAAGALRGARAQPTPASSLSSPAPSQPLKLWLTCATAAVAGTCGVIVGAHLSPWLSRRAARLYTQREAKYRNPLQLLPSPAAAAWPGSWWWRRLWCSSAHRSVSETRRLDYGHAAEWLAACTGHRWLPQRISRPTLLKLYSPARHSRQSSADRDTAKEVQWGTRMINKGTRPLAKRSAAAAAASRGSTASLAASALFSIARLTRAPLHQWQPLPQHLVDVFVSATCQNTENPRSATRVAASPLLCLPRQGFTLLYDPVARLSVWCGYYLTRETVDRARRQNRCITFFTDRSLDKTARRVPAELKARGHDRGHLAPHASVAASPQAAIEAALLSNVLLQHRQINRGVWRWLEAATRAYVRQLPLADVPHAVAIQQQRVRKESSTGAVGAGTASLSEAASSTQAGPMSVPPRHGAGCKGRRGRPPKSASSLFVSPARCCSTCGQAAKRSSRSGLNRGLPRDSELIARLLAAPGVGSGAGSHLRLQGDGARGCVARTLRCCREWWRWWWPHCSGAAFHRQREREVAVNVGPLYYKRTNDVGLGSWRGSSTATGRTPAIAAASSDAVALPLLCCYRSRQVMQRRRPGNAASPPTWSSPPPPPPQQSLFIPDAFFFSLWNVHTHEHVHLIVPNHPDAASIRAVTAAVAARRSTAAGAAASKSFPSRRRRRHRSTHPSRWSSDGLETALRSLVVSTVELEQLFAESLVELRSRCMSAGVTDATSRDSMSNIDRAAPSVALRTHFSLFPVYRQRWMWRHCGIGGGGR
- a CDS encoding XPA-interacting protein, putative, with translation MVDTSSSAAASASPAVTTSADATTPVVILVVGMAGTGKTTLVHRMQHYAHTSGIRSYFINLDPAVTHTPYNVNIDIRDSVQYGEVMKNYRLGPNGAIMTSLNLFATKIHQVVSLLEKKKETLDWIIVDTPGQIEVFTWSASGHLIADSFGAVLPTVLLFVADTVRCVSSPQTFVSTMLYSSGIMLKQQVPLVVVFNKTDVVSADSVIAWMRDNDALDEAVTNPRRSNQSRRAVSGEPGDGEDADWRGEGTRIGVAALGSQDVLLANQGNSYAGTLAQSMSLFLHEFYEDLPYAAVSAASGAGMSELAASIERGKQQALEAKAARSAH